One part of the Francisella adeliensis genome encodes these proteins:
- a CDS encoding Shedu immune nuclease family protein yields MKNYDIYFEDQQIILSYTIASYPVKNDWISDKNDNEGFCLLKTFGLEKINILKKEDDTYFFVISNKINNDGYFIIDKKILGLKFDLLIHESLECLDLKLFVSKLTHFPEVSIFNKIDDLINEQIIIGGNHKSSISQDTIEFIINTLPTNTEVSHYFNSRISNVVNEYFDTTIDYQYKLERYVKNRLKYIPKSHIETNEINKLELNKFIYIGDILETELDKNEYNENQWQNFIAKIIRYIYPKYIEVFETIHVKSDFRMDNKKEIDIMMLDVNGNIDIIEVKQPFNNNYLFCKQTYRGNYTPTKAFSGTIMQTEKYLRYLTRLGEKGEKNLKNSLVKKNNGIKSESLEKLKITNPTGMIIAGRSNDFNEAQLLDFEIIKRKYKNVVDIMSYDDLLNRINSIIDSLKDE; encoded by the coding sequence ATGAAAAATTATGATATATACTTTGAAGATCAACAGATAATTTTATCTTATACTATTGCATCATATCCAGTAAAAAATGACTGGATTAGTGATAAAAATGATAATGAAGGTTTTTGTTTATTGAAAACTTTTGGTTTAGAAAAAATAAATATATTGAAAAAAGAAGACGATACCTATTTTTTTGTTATCTCAAATAAAATTAATAATGATGGCTATTTCATTATTGATAAAAAAATATTAGGTTTAAAATTTGATTTGTTAATCCATGAAAGTTTAGAGTGTTTAGACCTAAAATTATTTGTTTCAAAATTAACTCATTTTCCTGAAGTTTCTATCTTCAATAAGATAGATGACTTAATTAATGAACAAATTATTATTGGAGGTAATCATAAATCTAGTATCTCGCAGGACACTATAGAATTTATAATAAATACCCTACCAACAAATACAGAGGTATCGCATTATTTTAATTCTAGAATATCTAATGTAGTTAATGAATATTTTGATACAACTATCGATTATCAATATAAGCTAGAACGATATGTTAAAAATCGACTAAAATATATTCCAAAGTCTCATATCGAAACAAATGAAATAAATAAATTAGAATTAAATAAATTTATTTATATTGGAGACATATTAGAGACTGAATTAGATAAAAATGAATATAATGAAAATCAATGGCAAAATTTTATTGCAAAAATAATAAGATATATCTATCCGAAATATATAGAGGTCTTTGAGACTATTCATGTGAAAAGTGACTTCAGAATGGATAACAAAAAAGAGATAGATATTATGATGTTAGATGTGAACGGCAACATAGATATAATAGAGGTGAAACAACCATTTAATAATAATTATTTGTTCTGCAAACAAACATATAGAGGAAACTATACTCCCACAAAAGCATTTAGTGGTACTATAATGCAGACAGAGAAATATCTTAGGTACTTAACTAGACTTGGAGAGAAAGGCGAAAAAAATCTAAAAAATAGTTTAGTTAAAAAAAATAATGGTATAAAAAGTGAGAGCTTAGAAAAATTGAAAATAACAAACCCAACCGGTATGATTATTGCAGGAAGAAGTAATGATTTTAATGAAGCTCAACTTTTAGATTTTGAAATAATAAAAAGGAAATATAAAAATGTTGTTGATATAATGTCTTATGATGACCTTCTTAATCGAATTAATAGTATAATTGATTCATTGAAGGATGAATGA
- the rsgA gene encoding ribosome small subunit-dependent GTPase A, with amino-acid sequence MTHTGKIITNFGGSITVKLTNGEKINATMRSNLKGELTVGDIVDLEYNNQTYVITTLHDRRNLISRPNLYQRKNKNIAANIDQAAVIICHSPAPVEHYIDRYLAALHNSDIKPIIIVNKVDSQSSADKEYIESLMDIYKKIGYEIYYISAQENVGIDNLLEALKGKSSIFLGQSGVGKSETLNTILGEKITATKAVSNSTKKGRHTTTASTLYEIDDDTNIIDSPGIREFGLWHITKEELFDGFIDFKEYKGECQYRNCAHEENSKGCKIVEQIEAGNISLLRFKNYHRILAEIVK; translated from the coding sequence TTGACACATACTGGAAAAATAATCACAAATTTTGGTGGAAGTATAACCGTTAAATTAACTAATGGTGAAAAAATAAATGCCACAATGCGTAGCAATCTTAAGGGTGAACTAACAGTTGGAGATATAGTTGATTTAGAGTACAACAATCAAACTTATGTTATTACAACTCTTCATGATAGAAGAAACCTTATATCTCGCCCAAATCTATATCAGCGTAAAAACAAGAATATTGCCGCAAATATTGATCAAGCAGCTGTTATTATTTGTCACTCTCCTGCTCCAGTTGAGCATTATATTGATAGATACCTTGCAGCATTACACAATAGTGACATTAAGCCTATTATTATAGTAAATAAAGTAGACAGCCAATCCTCAGCAGATAAAGAATATATTGAGTCTTTAATGGATATTTATAAAAAAATTGGTTACGAAATTTACTATATTTCAGCTCAGGAAAACGTTGGTATTGATAACCTTTTAGAAGCTCTTAAAGGTAAATCTTCTATATTTCTAGGTCAATCTGGTGTCGGTAAATCTGAAACTTTAAATACAATTCTTGGTGAGAAAATTACCGCTACTAAAGCTGTTTCAAACTCCACAAAAAAAGGACGTCATACAACTACAGCCTCTACTTTATATGAAATTGATGATGATACAAATATTATTGATTCTCCTGGAATACGAGAGTTTGGACTTTGGCATATTACAAAAGAAGAACTTTTTGATGGATTTATAGATTTTAAAGAGTATAAAGGCGAATGTCAGTACCGAAACTGTGCCCATGAAGAAAATTCAAAAGGCTGTAAAATAGTAGAGCAAATTGAAGCTGGTAATATTTCTTTATTGAGGTTTAAGAACTACCATAGAATTTTAGCTGAAATAGTTAAGTGA
- a CDS encoding MFS transporter: MKSYFKARSELFTNKSFSYACAMSFFNAVVVGVAYVSISWHLLSIKNNIEVIIIFMLTWWTSGVLLSPITGYFADLVSRRLIIILVNVFKVILLLVFILFVSMNSLTSIYLFTGLWGIILAFFMPAMMIMSRELFPNDNVLLYANSTMDGLFEFGMIFGMSLGGVLIACFDMHQIMIVMLVCSVLAMFCSFKIRAGRYIENNQGGFLKNWQEVISYLNQNTALYWCYLAQIGMTCLYMIAPIFISPYAKNILGASSLEFGMIEVAFSIGFIIGNILLPYMIERFSTKLTLVLSISISAIAYLLLALNESISMAISYYLIAGIFISSWVIIVTLAQKNTPINLQGKIQGIAYGLSGLVVMLVYVLFFIIDYICPLPSNRWFYILAILALCTLWPAFKGISSLERSNKV, from the coding sequence ATGAAAAGTTATTTTAAAGCAAGAAGTGAATTATTTACAAACAAATCTTTTAGCTATGCTTGTGCAATGTCATTCTTTAATGCTGTCGTTGTTGGTGTTGCATATGTATCTATTAGCTGGCATCTATTATCTATAAAAAATAACATAGAAGTAATAATTATCTTCATGCTTACTTGGTGGACTTCAGGTGTTTTATTGTCTCCTATTACAGGGTACTTTGCAGATCTTGTTTCAAGAAGGCTGATAATAATACTGGTTAATGTATTTAAGGTTATATTATTGTTAGTGTTTATATTGTTTGTAAGTATGAACTCCTTAACATCAATATATTTATTTACAGGTTTATGGGGCATTATATTGGCTTTTTTTATGCCTGCTATGATGATAATGTCTAGAGAATTATTTCCAAATGACAATGTTTTACTATACGCAAATAGTACTATGGATGGGTTATTTGAATTTGGGATGATCTTTGGGATGTCTTTGGGAGGCGTTTTAATTGCTTGCTTTGATATGCATCAAATTATGATTGTAATGTTAGTTTGTAGTGTCTTAGCGATGTTTTGTAGTTTCAAAATTAGAGCTGGTAGGTATATAGAAAATAACCAAGGCGGTTTTTTAAAGAATTGGCAGGAAGTAATAAGTTATCTTAATCAAAATACAGCATTATATTGGTGTTATTTAGCTCAGATAGGAATGACTTGTTTATATATGATAGCTCCGATATTTATATCTCCTTATGCAAAAAATATATTAGGAGCATCATCATTAGAGTTTGGAATGATTGAAGTTGCTTTTTCTATTGGTTTTATTATTGGAAATATTTTATTGCCATATATGATAGAGAGGTTTTCTACAAAGCTAACTTTAGTTCTTTCAATAAGTATATCTGCTATCGCATATTTGCTTTTAGCATTAAATGAAAGTATATCTATGGCTATTTCATACTATCTGATAGCAGGCATATTTATATCATCATGGGTTATAATCGTTACATTAGCTCAAAAAAATACGCCTATAAATTTACAAGGTAAAATCCAAGGTATTGCGTATGGTTTATCTGGGTTGGTGGTAATGCTTGTATATGTTTTGTTTTTTATAATTGACTATATTTGTCCTTTACCGAGTAACAGATGGTTCTATATTTTGGCTATATTAGCATTATGTACATTATGGCCAGCATTTAAAGGTATAAGTAGTTTAGAAAGAAGTAATAAGGTATAA
- a CDS encoding rubredoxin — MEYRKYICIVCGWIYDEAEGCEEDGLAPGTRWEDIPDDWECPDCGVTKEDFELLEE, encoded by the coding sequence ATGGAATATAGAAAATACATTTGTATCGTATGTGGCTGGATTTATGATGAAGCCGAAGGTTGTGAGGAAGATGGTCTAGCACCGGGTACTAGATGGGAAGATATCCCTGATGATTGGGAATGCCCTGACTGTGGCGTTACAAAAGAAGACTTTGAGCTTTTAGAAGAATAA
- a CDS encoding DUF2147 domain-containing protein encodes MLRKILLVLLPICATISFAAEKDALPNGYWLQKDKDTNTNTSVIQAYNNKDGNLNAKIFVPLSNVDDNKVHAPMIYCKNCGKGSAYGNDYDYSSGKDKYQGMEFVWNAKNSDDNTKGTKGPLYKDGAVLNPHDGNYYHMKAQTIDSGQRVYVRAFWGFLGKDEYWERITPKEAKKIQKLCGLTKDNVYPYENKNGEVVNQKLFEECSTRDFVKKPL; translated from the coding sequence ATGTTAAGAAAAATTCTTTTAGTACTTTTACCTATATGTGCAACTATAAGTTTTGCAGCTGAAAAAGATGCTTTACCAAATGGTTATTGGCTACAAAAGGATAAAGATACTAATACAAACACATCAGTAATCCAAGCTTACAATAATAAAGACGGTAATTTAAATGCAAAAATATTTGTACCTCTTTCTAATGTTGATGATAATAAAGTTCATGCTCCGATGATTTACTGTAAAAATTGCGGTAAAGGTAGTGCTTATGGTAATGATTATGATTATTCAAGTGGTAAGGATAAATACCAAGGTATGGAATTTGTCTGGAATGCAAAAAACTCTGATGATAACACAAAAGGAACAAAAGGCCCTCTTTACAAAGATGGAGCGGTTTTAAATCCTCATGACGGTAATTATTATCATATGAAAGCACAGACTATAGATAGTGGTCAAAGAGTTTATGTAAGAGCTTTTTGGGGATTTTTGGGTAAAGATGAGTATTGGGAAAGAATAACACCTAAAGAAGCTAAGAAAATCCAAAAGTTATGTGGCCTAACAAAAGATAATGTATATCCATACGAAAATAAAAATGGTGAAGTTGTAAATCAAAAACTTTTTGAAGAATGCTCAACAAGAGATTTTGTAAAAAAACCATTATAA
- a CDS encoding DUF2147 domain-containing protein encodes MKKTKIVALLALAGFSGSLYAAEATEASANPYEGYWVQFDEDKDAGRGKVQGVIHTYLATNDTHGKKGTLEMNIAVPIMKINSSGEMVPADIRFQKGGAVSVVKGEINGFKYDYTSNKTNFTQGLVFSGNLQKVGAGYDKGGVLNPNDGKTYSANAIIADGGKTLDVRAYYGWFGKDAHWKKITPEQYEAVKEKCGLTADNVYPYQDEDGKLKDSKLFKECYNYDFGVANPTA; translated from the coding sequence ATGAAAAAAACTAAAATTGTTGCTTTACTTGCACTAGCAGGTTTTTCAGGTTCACTTTATGCTGCTGAAGCTACAGAAGCGAGTGCAAATCCGTACGAAGGCTACTGGGTGCAATTTGATGAAGATAAAGATGCTGGTCGTGGTAAAGTACAAGGTGTAATTCATACATATTTAGCGACTAATGATACTCATGGTAAAAAAGGTACATTAGAGATGAATATAGCAGTTCCTATTATGAAAATTAATTCATCAGGTGAAATGGTTCCAGCAGATATTCGATTCCAAAAGGGTGGTGCTGTTAGTGTAGTTAAAGGTGAAATAAATGGGTTTAAATACGATTATACTTCCAATAAAACAAACTTTACTCAAGGCCTAGTGTTCTCAGGTAACCTGCAAAAAGTAGGTGCTGGTTATGATAAGGGTGGTGTACTTAATCCGAATGATGGTAAAACTTACTCAGCTAATGCAATAATCGCAGATGGTGGAAAAACACTTGATGTAAGAGCTTATTATGGCTGGTTTGGTAAAGATGCTCATTGGAAGAAAATCACTCCAGAGCAGTATGAAGCAGTTAAAGAGAAGTGTGGTTTAACAGCCGATAATGTATATCCTTATCAAGATGAAGATGGAAAGCTTAAAGATAGTAAGTTGTTTAAAGAGTGTTATAACTATGACTTTGGTGTAGCTAATCCAACAGCATAA
- a CDS encoding pyrimidine 5'-nucleotidase, with protein MKTYIFDLDNTLYSYKNGLFASQLDRMREYIKLKLKIADNEKADAIRDELYYEFGSTMLGMMRYHGIESKEFLDFIDDIDISHFKPNEKLNKYINDLRKNHRTYIFTNASDFHTFRVLKQLGLDKSFDGILTVEDTNLIAKPKTKYFEIGRDKFDIDFTNAIFFEDSSHNLVPAKYLGMETVLIHADDDKSEANFYDNQEIDYYVSDVESFFEGKYLASR; from the coding sequence ATGAAAACCTACATATTTGACTTAGACAACACACTTTACTCTTATAAAAATGGTCTATTTGCTAGTCAGCTAGATCGCATGAGAGAGTATATAAAGCTAAAGCTTAAAATCGCCGATAATGAAAAAGCAGATGCTATACGCGATGAGCTTTACTATGAGTTTGGTTCTACTATGCTTGGGATGATGCGTTATCATGGTATAGAGTCTAAAGAGTTTTTAGATTTTATTGATGATATAGATATTAGCCACTTCAAGCCAAATGAAAAACTAAACAAATATATCAATGATTTAAGAAAAAATCATCGTACTTATATATTCACAAATGCTTCTGACTTTCACACCTTTAGAGTCCTCAAGCAACTTGGCTTAGATAAAAGCTTTGATGGTATATTAACAGTAGAAGATACTAACCTTATAGCTAAACCAAAGACAAAGTACTTCGAGATAGGTCGAGATAAATTTGATATTGATTTTACAAATGCGATATTTTTTGAGGATTCATCGCATAATCTAGTGCCAGCTAAGTACCTAGGTATGGAGACAGTATTGATCCATGCAGATGATGATAAGTCAGAAGCTAACTTTTATGATAATCAAGAGATTGACTATTATGTTTCAGATGTTGAGTCATTTTTTGAGGGTAAATATTTGGCTAGTAGGTGA
- a CDS encoding glycosyltransferase has translation MFKVAVLLATYNGIDYIYEQIESILNQVDVDVTIFVSDDLSTDGTKGIIENISATNTKIIVLENVGKFGGAAKNFYRLIKDVDFSSFDYISLADQDDIWYADKLIHSINSIKEQSIDGYSANVLAFWEDGKESILQKASTQAKYDYIFEPAGPGCTYVLSQKLTTEVKSFIEYKWNEVNKIDYHDWIIYAFARENGYSWYIDKKISMRYRQHSSNQLGANNGIKALAKRFKLVFSSWYRNEIVKIIKVLNLELKYKFSLYILEKSYLHNIFLLKYAHNFRRNKKEKIFLFILILIGAF, from the coding sequence ATGTTTAAAGTAGCAGTCTTATTGGCGACATATAACGGTATAGATTATATTTACGAACAGATTGAGAGTATTTTAAATCAAGTAGATGTTGATGTTACTATATTTGTAAGTGATGATTTATCTACTGATGGAACTAAAGGTATTATAGAAAATATATCTGCAACAAATACTAAAATAATAGTACTTGAAAATGTAGGAAAATTTGGTGGAGCAGCAAAGAATTTTTATAGACTTATTAAGGATGTCGATTTTTCTAGTTTTGACTATATATCTTTGGCAGATCAAGATGATATTTGGTATGCAGATAAGCTTATTCATTCTATCAATAGTATAAAGGAGCAAAGTATAGATGGTTATTCTGCAAATGTTTTAGCTTTTTGGGAAGATGGTAAAGAATCAATACTACAAAAAGCAAGTACTCAAGCAAAATACGACTATATTTTTGAACCAGCTGGTCCAGGATGTACTTATGTTTTAAGTCAAAAACTAACAACTGAAGTAAAATCTTTTATAGAGTATAAGTGGAATGAAGTAAACAAAATAGATTACCATGACTGGATAATATATGCATTTGCAAGAGAAAATGGGTATAGCTGGTATATAGACAAAAAAATTAGTATGCGATATAGGCAGCATAGCTCTAATCAACTTGGAGCAAATAATGGTATAAAAGCACTAGCTAAAAGGTTTAAGCTTGTTTTCTCATCGTGGTATAGAAATGAGATAGTAAAAATAATAAAAGTACTTAATTTAGAACTCAAATATAAGTTTTCTCTTTATATTTTAGAAAAAAGTTATCTACATAATATTTTTTTATTAAAATATGCTCATAATTTTAGAAGAAATAAAAAAGAAAAGATATTTTTATTTATTTTAATTTTGATAGGTGCTTTTTAA
- a CDS encoding cation:proton antiporter, with translation MHSEPLIPIFVFLMLGILIFTMIIKKLKQPYVIAYLFTGILLGPYGLDLIKDTHNLERLGEIGVILLLFFAGMEISPRKFAENWKVPTLGTMAQILVTSLIVSLVGLYFQWSMAKIVLFGSVMSLSSTAVVLKLLHDGGTMKTRLGQNVLGVLLVQDLAVVPMLIIIGLLGGETPHLSQILTQIAGGILVVGIAAIMAIKKNIKFKFIAMLGQDEEMRVFAALIICFGMAAITGSLNLSSALGAFVGGMIVATVEETEWVGHSLSTVKTIFMALFFISIGMLINLHLVWQYLFGFVVFLVLIFVINTTVNTIIFKMLKQRLDESLIGGAMLSQIGEFSFVLITMGYSLRIVNDNTYELSITLISLSLLFSPLWISLVNLYIRKYLKQDKKES, from the coding sequence ATGCACAGCGAGCCACTCATCCCAATTTTTGTATTTTTAATGTTAGGCATTTTGATTTTTACAATGATAATCAAAAAGCTAAAACAACCTTATGTAATAGCGTATCTTTTTACAGGTATTCTTCTTGGACCTTATGGATTAGATCTTATAAAAGATACTCATAACCTTGAAAGGCTTGGAGAAATAGGCGTGATTTTGTTATTGTTTTTTGCAGGGATGGAGATTTCACCAAGAAAATTTGCGGAAAATTGGAAAGTGCCAACATTAGGTACAATGGCTCAGATATTAGTAACCTCCTTGATAGTCTCATTAGTAGGATTATACTTTCAGTGGTCTATGGCTAAGATTGTACTTTTTGGTTCTGTTATGAGTCTAAGTAGTACAGCAGTTGTACTTAAGCTACTTCATGATGGTGGTACTATGAAGACTAGACTAGGGCAAAATGTTTTAGGAGTTCTTCTAGTACAAGACCTTGCGGTAGTACCTATGTTGATTATTATTGGTTTATTGGGGGGAGAAACACCTCATTTAAGCCAAATACTTACACAAATAGCTGGAGGTATTTTAGTCGTTGGTATTGCAGCTATTATGGCGATTAAGAAAAATATAAAATTTAAATTTATAGCGATGCTTGGTCAAGATGAAGAGATGCGTGTATTTGCGGCATTAATTATTTGTTTTGGAATGGCTGCTATTACAGGGTCATTAAATCTTTCATCGGCATTAGGAGCGTTTGTAGGTGGGATGATTGTAGCTACAGTAGAGGAAACTGAGTGGGTTGGACACAGTTTATCTACTGTAAAAACTATATTTATGGCATTGTTTTTTATATCTATTGGAATGCTAATAAATTTACATTTAGTTTGGCAGTATCTCTTTGGTTTTGTAGTGTTTTTAGTATTGATATTTGTAATAAATACAACAGTAAATACCATAATATTTAAAATGCTAAAACAAAGGTTAGATGAGTCCTTAATTGGTGGAGCAATGCTATCTCAGATAGGAGAGTTTAGTTTTGTGTTGATAACCATGGGGTATTCTTTAAGAATTGTAAACGATAATACTTATGAGTTATCAATTACATTAATTTCATTATCTTTACTATTTAGTCCATTATGGATTAGCTTAGTTAATCTTTATATTAGAAAATATCTTAAGCAAGATAAAAAGGAATCGTAA
- the mutL gene encoding DNA mismatch repair endonuclease MutL — MENTRQIKVLSESLANQIAAGEVIERPSSIIKELVENSIDAEASDITIEIQEGGKSFIRIRDNGKGISKDDLALALAPHATSKVYNLDELESVASMGFRGEALASIGSVAKVKIISKHISSEEAWQINNISNEIIPAAHVTGTTIEVGELFYNTPARRKFLKKDNTEFLHIFELLKKYMLCYFNVAFKVIHNGKEIKGLFAANEAELKYNRVLDLYSREFIENAIYIDENVGDAHLWGWVASPRYNRARADMQSFYINGRIIKDKIVNHAIKSAYKDVMYGNRFPAFLLYLDMDHREVDVNVHPAKSEVRFRNQRFIYDFLYSKVKKTITTSADVQADDKYSQPVEDIHQANNNPLNIGNMNLDIEIKAEDFESKSELSFSNTANTTEFKQPTNTEDKTQQTSGLGQAICQIHGIYILSQIEGGVVLVDMHAAHERILYEEMKETWHSDAQKFKQNLLMPMTCQLAVNQVATIDENLEVFEKLGFEISIVADDAILVRSTPNYVKDKDIKDLISNVATELSTSGKTKSVEFYLNHILATVSCHAAVRANDKLTLPEMNHLLRQMETVENSGQCNHGRPTWVRLSNSQLDNFFLRGR; from the coding sequence GTGGAAAATACCCGTCAAATAAAAGTTTTATCAGAAAGTTTAGCTAATCAAATTGCAGCTGGTGAGGTAATAGAACGACCATCTTCAATCATTAAAGAGTTAGTAGAAAACTCTATAGATGCAGAAGCTAGTGATATAACTATCGAGATACAAGAGGGCGGTAAGTCATTTATTCGTATAAGAGATAATGGTAAAGGTATTTCAAAAGATGATTTAGCACTAGCACTAGCACCTCATGCTACAAGTAAGGTTTATAATCTTGATGAGCTAGAATCTGTAGCTAGTATGGGTTTTCGTGGCGAGGCTTTAGCAAGTATTGGTTCTGTTGCAAAAGTTAAGATAATCTCAAAACACATAAGTTCAGAAGAGGCTTGGCAGATAAACAACATCTCAAATGAAATTATACCTGCAGCTCATGTAACTGGCACAACAATAGAAGTCGGTGAGCTTTTTTATAACACTCCTGCACGACGAAAATTCCTGAAAAAGGATAATACCGAGTTTTTACATATATTTGAATTACTTAAAAAGTATATGCTTTGCTACTTTAATGTCGCATTTAAGGTTATTCATAACGGTAAGGAAATCAAAGGCCTATTTGCTGCAAATGAAGCTGAGCTAAAATACAATCGTGTACTTGATTTATATAGTCGTGAGTTTATTGAAAATGCTATTTATATAGATGAAAATGTCGGCGATGCTCACTTGTGGGGTTGGGTTGCAAGCCCTAGGTACAATCGTGCTAGAGCAGATATGCAGAGTTTTTATATAAATGGTCGTATCATCAAGGATAAGATCGTTAATCATGCTATAAAAAGTGCCTATAAAGATGTAATGTATGGTAATCGTTTTCCTGCATTTTTGTTATACTTAGATATGGATCATCGAGAGGTTGATGTAAATGTCCATCCTGCAAAAAGTGAAGTTCGCTTTCGCAATCAACGCTTTATTTATGATTTTCTATATAGTAAGGTCAAAAAAACTATAACTACAAGTGCAGATGTACAAGCTGATGATAAGTACTCTCAACCTGTAGAAGATATTCATCAAGCAAATAACAATCCGCTTAATATCGGCAATATGAACCTTGATATAGAGATTAAAGCCGAAGATTTTGAAAGTAAGAGCGAGTTGAGTTTTTCAAATACAGCTAATACCACAGAGTTTAAGCAACCAACAAATACAGAAGATAAAACACAACAAACTAGTGGTTTAGGGCAAGCAATTTGTCAGATTCATGGAATATATATACTTTCTCAAATTGAGGGTGGTGTAGTGCTAGTAGATATGCACGCCGCTCATGAACGAATACTTTATGAAGAAATGAAAGAAACTTGGCACTCAGATGCTCAAAAGTTTAAGCAAAATCTTCTTATGCCTATGACTTGTCAGTTAGCCGTAAATCAAGTTGCTACTATAGATGAAAACCTAGAAGTTTTTGAAAAGCTTGGGTTTGAAATCTCAATAGTTGCTGATGATGCCATACTTGTTCGCTCAACGCCAAATTATGTAAAAGATAAAGATATAAAAGATCTTATCTCAAATGTAGCTACAGAGCTTAGTACTTCTGGTAAGACTAAAAGCGTAGAGTTTTATCTAAACCACATATTAGCTACAGTGTCTTGTCATGCAGCAGTTCGAGCTAATGATAAACTCACACTACCAGAGATGAATCATTTATTAAGACAAATGGAAACAGTTGAAAACTCAGGGCAATGTAATCATGGTCGACCAACTTGGGTGAGATTGTCTAATTCTCAGTTGGATAATTTCTTTTTGCGGGGTAGGTAA
- a CDS encoding 1-aminocyclopropane-1-carboxylate deaminase, translating into MSALFQKIFFDNKEFVIMRDDLSHPTFSGNKARKLAYIINEPKKYSHIKTIVSFGGNQSNFMFALSQLAKLMGWQFEYWIKPLPKFLKQKKIGNLDLALKNGMILFETTETLTLENIKKNYLLEQQNFSKPLSGVECVKKDTCLFFDQGGRDPNAETGLADCANEIKDYCCDNNIANYSVVVASGTGTTALYLEKYLPKKIYTVSCVGTDKYLTDQFNSIDNTLAHPQILQESFKSNFGQLDIKNYQLYNSLLKETGIEFELLYDPITWRVLLENYDNLPKPIVYIHCGGTSGNATMLARYNRLLNS; encoded by the coding sequence ATGTCAGCATTATTTCAAAAAATCTTCTTTGATAACAAAGAGTTTGTAATAATGCGTGATGACTTATCTCACCCAACCTTCTCAGGAAATAAAGCTCGTAAGCTTGCTTATATCATCAATGAACCTAAAAAATACTCGCATATAAAAACGATAGTTTCATTTGGTGGTAATCAGTCTAACTTTATGTTTGCTCTTTCTCAACTTGCAAAACTTATGGGCTGGCAATTTGAATATTGGATAAAACCACTTCCTAAATTTCTAAAGCAGAAAAAAATTGGTAATCTCGATTTAGCCCTAAAAAATGGCATGATACTCTTTGAAACAACAGAGACTCTAACTCTAGAGAATATAAAGAAAAACTATCTTTTAGAACAACAGAATTTTTCTAAACCACTGAGTGGAGTCGAATGTGTCAAGAAAGACACTTGTCTATTCTTCGATCAAGGAGGCAGAGATCCAAATGCTGAGACTGGTCTAGCAGACTGTGCTAATGAGATTAAGGATTATTGTTGTGATAATAACATAGCTAACTACAGTGTAGTTGTAGCATCTGGTACTGGTACTACTGCTTTATACTTAGAAAAATATTTACCCAAAAAAATATATACAGTATCTTGTGTAGGTACAGATAAATACCTTACAGACCAGTTTAATAGTATTGATAACACTCTAGCACACCCTCAGATACTACAAGAATCTTTCAAATCAAACTTTGGACAATTAGATATAAAAAACTATCAACTCTATAACAGTCTTCTTAAAGAAACAGGTATAGAATTTGAGCTACTTTATGATCCTATAACTTGGCGAGTATTATTAGAAAACTATGATAATTTACCAAAACCAATAGTCTACATACACTGCGGTGGAACTAGTGGTAATGCTACTATGCTTGCGAGGTACAATCGACTACTAAACTCTTAG